CCGCTGTAGCGCTCTGGGTCGATGCCCATGCCCTGGAGCACCGCCGGATCGACCATGCCGCAGCCCATCACCTCGAGCCAGCGGCCGCGCCACTGCACGTCCACCTCTGCGGAGGGCTCGGTGAAGGGGAAGTAGCTGGCGCGGAAGCGCACTGGCAGATCACCAAAGAACTGCTGCAGGAACGAGGTCACCGTGCCGCGGAGGTGGCTGAAGTCCAGGCCCTCATCGATGGCCAGCACCTCGACTTGGTGGAAGACCGGGGAATGGGTGGCGTCGACGGCATCGCGGCGATAGACGCGGCCCGGGGCAATGATCCGGATTGGCGGGGCGTTGTTCTCCAGGTGGCGGATCTGCACCGGTGAGGTGTGGGTGCGCAGCAGCTGGTGATCACCCAAGTAAAAGGTGTCCTGCATGTCCCGGGCCGGGTGATGCTCGGGGATGTTCAGGGCGGTGAAGTTATAGAAGTCGCTCTCGATCTCAGGCCCTTCTTCCACCTGGTAACCCAGGCCCGAGAAAATATCGACGATCTCTTCCACCGTGCTGATCAGGGGGTGGCGGTGGCCCACCGGCGTGAAGCTGGCCGGCATGGTCACGTCCAGGGTCTCGCTGGCGATGCGCTCGGCCATGGCCGCGCTCTTCACCGCTTTGAGGCGATCGCTCAGCAGGGTTTGCACCTGCTCTTTAAGGACGTTCGCTCG
This DNA window, taken from Synechococcus sp. LTW-R, encodes the following:
- the pheS gene encoding phenylalanine--tRNA ligase subunit alpha; the protein is MSATVSLQQLTDQLDQLEAQAAQEIAAAADAAALEDLRVGLLGKKGRLSGVLGAMGKLPGDERPLVGQRANVLKEQVQTLLSDRLKAVKSAAMAERIASETLDVTMPASFTPVGHRHPLISTVEEIVDIFSGLGYQVEEGPEIESDFYNFTALNIPEHHPARDMQDTFYLGDHQLLRTHTSPVQIRHLENNAPPIRIIAPGRVYRRDAVDATHSPVFHQVEVLAIDEGLDFSHLRGTVTSFLQQFFGDLPVRFRASYFPFTEPSAEVDVQWRGRWLEVMGCGMVDPAVLQGMGIDPERYSGFAAGLGVERFCMVRHGIDDIRRLFTSDLRFLEQF